CTGCTTGTCGTACCTAAGAGGTTTTGAGCTCAGACAGGAACTCGGCCTTTTAAGATCATCTGGGTGCTCTCGTAATGCCAGACTCTGTTGGCTTCTGCTTGGCACTTTACCCAAACTTATCTCAGCCTATGGAGACGTTGGTGAGGGGGGCCCTGAGAGTGTGTGCCAGCAAAGAGCCAGCTGGAGTGACCTAGCTGAAAATGGGCCACCCCAGAGAGTCTCCCAAGAGGGGCCGCTAGGATGCCTCCTTCTGCACCTCCGTATCTGGCTCCGGGCTGGGGCTCTCTTGATGAaattcttccccctccttctcttctacCCCCTCACCTACCTGGCACCCAGCATCTCCAGCCTCTGGCTCTATCTGCTTCTGAAAGCCACGGAGACCTCGGGCCCAACATACATCAAACTGGGCCAGTGGGCCAGTACCCGGCGGGATCTCTTCTCGGAGGCTTTCTGTGCCCAGTTCTCCAAGCTGCATGTCCAGGTGACCCCCCACCCTTGGACTCACACTGAGCACTTCCTGCGGCAGGCATTTGGGGAAGACTGGGGAAGGGTCCTCTGCTTTGAGAAGAAGGAACCTGTGGGTTCAGGCTGTGTGGCCCAAGTGTACAAAGCACGTGCAAATCCCGCCTTCCTGGAGAATGTCAGCATCCAGAGACTTGCCGAGGCCTCCAGTCTGCAGCCTTCTTCAGAAGCTGGGGCAGTCCGGAGGCTGGGAGAGCTCTTTGGACCCCTGGGAAAGGGGTGGAAGTTTCAAGGAAGTCTTGCCGACCAGTCATTTCTAGAAAGGCTGCTCCTCCCTAAAGCTGACCCGGATGGATCAAATGCAGTCCTGTCTCAGTCTTCAGCACCTGCCCACCAATCTGAGCCAGATCATCTCATCCCTGTGGCAGTGAAAGTAAGTGCTCTGATGTTGTCACCTGTCCCTCCTGTCTCTAAAATCTCACCGACCCCACAGAGCTGTCCCCGATCAGAAACCCCCATTTGCAAATCACCCCACATTACCTTCCACTGATTTCTGTTAGCTTGACCTTGATCTGACTGCCTATGCTTTGCAAGCTGTTATTTCTTGGTTCTAGGGAGTGGTTGTGTGAATAGTCCAGTAAAGGAAAACGAAGAGGGTTTGGGGTCCGCTGCCTCTGTGGCTAGAGGAACCACCCAATGGACCCACTACTCTGGGGTCAGGGTAAGTCACAGACAGTCTAGGTTAG
This sequence is a window from Prionailurus bengalensis isolate Pbe53 chromosome A2, Fcat_Pben_1.1_paternal_pri, whole genome shotgun sequence. Protein-coding genes within it:
- the ADCK2 gene encoding uncharacterized aarF domain-containing protein kinase 2 isoform X2; amino-acid sequence: MVTPWRFSVRVCLSYLRGFELRQELGLLRSSGCSRNARLCWLLLGTLPKLISAYGDVGEGGPESVCQQRASWSDLAENGPPQRVSQEGPLGCLLLHLRIWLRAGALLMKFFPLLLFYPLTYLAPSISSLWLYLLLKATETSGPTYIKLGQWASTRRDLFSEAFCAQFSKLHVQVTPHPWTHTEHFLRQAFGEDWGRVLCFEKKEPVGSGCVAQVYKARANPAFLENVSIQRLAEASSLQPSSEAGAVRRLGELFGPLGKGWKFQGSLADQSFLERLLLPKADPDGSNAVLSQSSAPAHQSEPDHLIPVAVKVLHPGLLSQVQMDLLLMKMGSRVLALLPGVKWLSLPEIVEEFEKLMVHQIDLRYEARNLEHFQCNFLNVNSVKFPTPLRPFVTRDVLVETYEESVPVSSYQQAGIPVDLKKKIARLGINMLLKMIFVDNFVHADLHPGNILVQGADGLSKSQEARLQQVDVCDTLVMAMTPAPCPLRLVLLDAGIVAELQDADLSNFRAVFMAVAMGQGQRVAELILHHARASECRDVERFKAEMAALVTQARKNTITLEKVVALLQLCLCLELS